The segment GGCACTaggattaatatattttgtgatTGAAATATGGTTGGaagaattctttattttttttatatttttttgatgattttcttttttattttttataactcaAGGAGATTGAAGCATTTGTTTGaggaatgaaatttaaaagaactaagattttttttaatatataatatgtttttattgcaGTATTGATCCTTTATTTGCGTTGTTTTGGATAGAAAAAGCAGTAATTTGTGCGTTTTTGATTGTTGTGTTGAtactttatatctttttaatccattttgttatgaaaaagaggaaaaaaaataaataaaaaataaggattttgACTAAAGAAATATACTTTTTCCTCCATAATTTAAATCCTTTtacttttgaatatttattttaattggtgtagaattaaataatttattttaaaaaaatagtttctctTCCTTTACTCTTTCTTATattctataatttattatacTTATGTTACCCTTACCTACCAAGATTTTATATAatctatacatataaaatatttatatatgtatttattttttatttttatccatattttttatatgtattaaaaattaatttggaatcctaaaaaaaaaaaccatagcgTGGCAACACAGTGGGGATGATTACTAGTAAACTAATAAATTGCTATCATCTTAAACTTAAAAATTGttgctttctaatttttatattcCAATTTTTGAATACTTTGATCACCCTGTCACTAACTTATCAGTGGTTGGGCCTGGGCTAATGAGATGTTGAGGGTCCGTGGGCTCAGTTAATTCTTCCCAAATAAGGTTAAACAACCCAACCCTAGCTGAAAGAAGCAATCCCCTGTCCAAGTTTCCAAAACTAACATACCTTATCCTTCTCCGAAGCTGACACGGAAAcatattcaaaaaatacaatgataattCCAGAAATCGAACGGTATTCTTTCTTTCATTCCAAAACCTCTATATAAGCTCTCTACACCTAACCAAACGTTCGCTCGCtcgcaataaaaaataaataaaaaaaacccaccatTACTGCACTGTCTGTTACTCACTTTCTATTATTTCCCGGGAAAATTTACTTCCTTCGACACATCATCGTCATCTTCTCCattctccctccctctctcttagGGTTTCTTCCCAATGGCCGATCCCACGATGTCACCGCCAAGCCAATCGCAGCTCAACGTTGCAGCTTCCACGACGCAACGTCGTCAACATCATTTAAATCTTGAAAGCCTAGCTCCATCACCGTCATCATCGGAACATGTCAACCGTCTGATTAATTCTAATCATTATATTTCCCCCTCGAGACCTATTTACTCCGATAGGTTTATTCCCTGTAGATCCAGCTCGAATTTCGCTCTTTTCAACATCTCTTTGCCCTCGCCTTCTGCAACCGCGGGTAGTTCGCCGGGGGACGGAGGGAAGGAGGACAATCCCAATGCGTATGCGGCGTTACTCAGGAATGCACTCTTTGGTCCTCAGACTCCGGATAAGAAAGACTGGGGGACAGGGGCGGCTGGACGGAATATTTTCCGGTACAAGACGGAGACTAGGCAGTCAATGCACTCGCTTTCGCCTTTCGGGTTTGATGGTTTAAGTGGTCCTGGTGTTAGTAATGTTGCTATTAAGGCTCCTAGGAAGGTTTCTAGATCACCATATAAGGTTGGTGTTATCGTAAATTGTTGTCGAATTTTGAGTTTCTTGAGATTTGATGAAATATGGGTTTTATTGAGGTCGTTTTATTGATTGAtcatgcgtttttttttttttgcgtttttTGTAGGTATTGGATGCCCCTGCATTgcatgatgatttttatttgaatttggtGGATTGGTCGTCGCATAATGTGTTGGCAGTGGGGTTAGGGACTTGTGTGTATTTATGGAATGCTTGTAGTAGCAAGGTTAGTGTTGTGggttatgaagtttaatttttttttttcttcttaggtTTTTCTTGATGGGTTTTTTACTCTAAAGTTGGTTTACGGTGTAATATAGGTGACCAAACTGTGTGATTTGGGGAATGATGATGGTGTATGTTCAGTAGGATGGGCTCATCGTGGTACACATCTTGCTGTTGGAACCAGCAATGGGAAAGTTCAGGTTAGTTATAGTTTGCATTTGTGTTGAGATTCTGATACATGTACTTGTTGTGTTGATTTCAATATGGTTTATGGATATAGAAATGCTTTATGATTGCAAAAATGAATGTGAAAAAGGCTGAGTCTATAGGGgggataagaaaagaaattcataTTTCAAAAGAATGTGGTGGGCAAGGATTATTGCATTAGCAACATAGGTGAGAGGTAagtaaatagaaagaaatatgGCTGTCGATCAAATTAGGGTCAACAAATTTCAACTTTGTATGTGGCTGGAAGAGACTGTCTGTCTCACAAGTGTTGATTCGCTGGGCCTTGAGGGGTTTTATTCACAGTTTTTACTGCCACAGGCAGGTAAAACTGTAGGGGGTTTCTGAACTAGATCTTTAGGGGGTATATGGTTTATTGGAAGAATTAGGTGTTGTGTGCCCATAAATCATGTTCTTGGCCATACTTGAACCTAGACATACAAAGGTCTAGGGCACCAACACCAGAATATCTTAGAAATTTATCATCAAACTGAATATTTGCATGCATGAT is part of the Populus nigra chromosome 8, ddPopNigr1.1, whole genome shotgun sequence genome and harbors:
- the LOC133700759 gene encoding B-type cell cycle switch protein ccs52A-like — its product is MADPTMSPPSQSQLNVAASTTQRRQHHLNLESLAPSPSSSEHVNRLINSNHYISPSRPIYSDRFIPCRSSSNFALFNISLPSPSATAGSSPGDGGKEDNPNAYAALLRNALFGPQTPDKKDWGTGAAGRNIFRYKTETRQSMHSLSPFGFDGLSGPGVSNVAIKAPRKVSRSPYKVLDAPALHDDFYLNLVDWSSHNVLAVGLGTCVYLWNACSSKVTKLCDLGNDDGVCSVGWAHRGTHLAVGTSNGKVQIWDASRCKRIRIMEGHRLRVGALAWSSSMLSSGSRDKSILQRDIRAQEDFVSKLSGHKSEVCGLKWSYDNRELASGGNDNRLFVWNQHSTQPVLKYCEHTAAVKAIAWSPHLHGLLASGGGTADRCIRFWNTTTNSHLSCMDTGSQVCNLVWSKNVNELVSTHGYSQNQIIVWRYPTMSKLATLTGHTYRVLYLAISPDGQTIVTGAGDETLRFWNVFPSPKSQNTESEIGASSLGRTTIR